From the Sandaracinaceae bacterium genome, one window contains:
- a CDS encoding gamma-glutamyltransferase translates to MSARRAGSRFTFPALLCVALACASLSPPRAAEGQPPQGQPAPSPPAAAISAAEVGHYAHAAVAADRELASLAALQVLQAGGNAADAAAAAMLALGVVNPSSSGFGGGGFALYYDNSPTPRAPSEPNTVVDLRGAAPEGPLARLTFIDFRERAPLASTAAMFVDAPAAGTGPIAGASQLGGLASGVPGEPAGIATLVGRFGRLSLADVAAPAIALASEGFLVDARLVETLASFREQMLRDPGLRRWFGPAGEVQLGDRLTQPELAATLRTFAQRGPASVYGGPIGRAIVRANRASGGIMTLDDLRAYQVVLRQPVSADALGHTWVTAPPPSAGGVTMLQSLRMLGALRPAFATGPDGLRHALLESWKGPFIDRQRYFGDPDHVPVPLSGLLDPARAGARALRFHPLLALSPDTYDLPLEPLEGDVQQPENAGTSHFCVVDAEGSVAAVTTTVNLPFGARYSAAGFALNDQMDDFARAVGERNAYGLIGGERNLPGPGRRPVSTMSPTIVLDAQGRPVLCIGGSGGSRIVTAVEQVALNILRLHMDVGAAVSAPRVHHQADPNVFNSETIAPLPANALAALLARGHRHAPIRNIAIVQAIHIEHTQRGRLLHAAADARKGGVPAGY, encoded by the coding sequence ATCAGCGCTGCCGAGGTGGGCCACTACGCGCACGCCGCCGTGGCGGCGGACCGGGAGCTGGCCTCACTCGCGGCCCTTCAGGTGCTGCAGGCAGGCGGAAACGCGGCCGACGCCGCTGCGGCCGCCATGCTGGCGCTCGGTGTGGTCAACCCCTCGAGCAGCGGCTTCGGAGGGGGGGGCTTTGCGCTCTACTACGACAACTCGCCCACGCCGCGCGCGCCCAGCGAACCCAACACCGTGGTGGACCTGCGTGGCGCCGCGCCCGAGGGGCCACTCGCGCGCCTCACGTTCATCGACTTTCGTGAGCGCGCCCCCTTGGCCTCCACGGCGGCGATGTTCGTGGACGCCCCCGCGGCCGGCACGGGCCCTATCGCCGGTGCATCGCAGCTGGGTGGCCTCGCCAGCGGTGTGCCGGGAGAGCCCGCGGGCATCGCCACGCTGGTGGGGCGCTTCGGGCGCCTGAGCCTGGCCGACGTGGCCGCGCCTGCCATTGCGCTCGCGAGCGAAGGCTTTCTGGTGGACGCGCGGCTGGTGGAGACGCTGGCCAGCTTTCGCGAGCAGATGCTGCGCGACCCGGGCCTGCGCCGTTGGTTCGGGCCCGCTGGGGAGGTGCAGCTCGGAGACCGCCTGACCCAGCCAGAGCTCGCCGCCACCCTGCGGACATTTGCCCAGCGCGGGCCGGCCAGCGTGTACGGGGGCCCCATCGGGCGCGCCATCGTGCGCGCCAACCGGGCGAGCGGCGGCATCATGACCTTGGATGACCTGCGCGCGTATCAGGTGGTGCTGCGCCAGCCGGTGTCGGCCGATGCCCTCGGGCACACCTGGGTCACGGCGCCCCCGCCCAGCGCGGGTGGCGTGACCATGCTGCAGAGCCTGCGCATGCTGGGGGCGCTGCGGCCAGCCTTCGCGACCGGGCCGGATGGCCTCCGGCACGCGCTGCTCGAGAGCTGGAAGGGCCCGTTCATCGACCGCCAGCGCTACTTCGGCGACCCGGACCACGTGCCCGTCCCGCTCTCGGGCCTGTTGGACCCTGCCCGCGCGGGCGCCCGTGCGTTGCGCTTCCACCCGCTCTTGGCGCTCTCGCCCGACACCTACGACCTGCCGCTGGAGCCGCTCGAAGGTGACGTCCAACAGCCCGAGAACGCCGGAACAAGCCACTTCTGCGTGGTGGACGCCGAGGGCAGCGTCGCCGCGGTGACCACCACGGTCAACCTGCCGTTCGGCGCGCGCTACAGCGCGGCGGGGTTCGCGCTCAACGACCAAATGGACGACTTCGCGCGGGCGGTGGGTGAGCGCAACGCCTACGGCTTGATCGGCGGCGAGCGAAACCTGCCTGGCCCCGGCCGCCGCCCGGTGTCCACCATGTCACCCACCATCGTGCTCGACGCGCAGGGACGCCCCGTGCTCTGCATCGGCGGGTCGGGCGGGAGCCGCATCGTCACGGCCGTGGAGCAGGTGGCGCTGAACATCCTGCGGCTGCACATGGACGTGGGCGCTGCGGTCTCGGCACCACGCGTGCACCACCAGGCGGACCCCAACGTGTTCAACAGCGAGACCATCGCGCCCCTGCCGGCCAACGCGCTCGCCGCCCTGCTGGCTCGTGGTCACCGGCACGCGCCCATTCGGAACATCGCCATCGTGCAGGCCATCCACATCGAACACACGCAGCGTGGTCGGCTCCTGCACGCTGCCGCCGACGCTCGCAAGGGCGGCGTCCCAGCAGGCTACTGA
- a CDS encoding cyclic nucleotide-binding domain-containing protein yields the protein MTPEADTTAAAAAPPEADSVLQALAKIHLFHGIAERGLARIAAIAQEESYKMGQVIFKEGETGGSLYLILEGKVRISREVSGMGEEALAVLREGDAFGEMALIDAVPRSADARVHEACRLLVISKDALEDLLFLHKELAYEILWNFVKTLSARLRETNDKMTFLSVTGKF from the coding sequence ATGACACCCGAGGCCGACACGACCGCCGCTGCGGCGGCTCCCCCGGAGGCCGACTCCGTTCTCCAGGCGCTGGCGAAGATCCACCTCTTCCACGGCATCGCCGAGCGCGGGCTCGCGCGCATCGCCGCCATCGCGCAGGAAGAGTCCTACAAGATGGGACAGGTCATCTTCAAGGAGGGCGAGACCGGTGGGTCGCTGTACTTGATCCTCGAGGGCAAGGTGCGCATCTCCCGTGAGGTCAGCGGCATGGGCGAAGAGGCCCTGGCGGTGCTCAGAGAAGGCGACGCGTTCGGCGAGATGGCCTTGATCGATGCCGTGCCGCGCAGCGCCGACGCGCGCGTGCACGAGGCCTGCCGGCTGCTGGTGATCTCGAAGGACGCCCTCGAGGACCTGCTGTTCCTGCACAAGGAGCTGGCCTACGAGATCCTCTGGAACTTCGTGAAGACGCTGTCGGCGCGCCTGCGCGAGACCAACGACAAGATGACGTTCCTCTCGGTGACCGGGAAGTTCTAG
- a CDS encoding SCP2 sterol-binding domain-containing protein, producing MSTEPLQFLRTTAPTLFKKGIDALAAKAAGGDARATKTLEGIRSVTGAAYFVVDGAGEVYLSSKAGEITVGDSAPEGVPVKFAVGFPAEAAEMVLGEVAAEGAIDDPRVAMGVAQIPNPDLDVMLAGKTLTCHLILEDVPDLGNVTVRIGLNVNEPPAKPGFTATLKYSDLEDLREGEINAQQLFMGGKLRMAGDYSVALQVGMGMMAKAQQR from the coding sequence ATGAGCACCGAGCCGCTTCAGTTTCTACGGACCACCGCCCCCACCCTCTTCAAGAAGGGCATCGACGCCCTCGCCGCGAAGGCCGCCGGTGGCGACGCGCGCGCGACCAAGACCCTCGAGGGCATCCGCTCGGTGACGGGCGCCGCGTACTTCGTGGTGGACGGCGCCGGCGAGGTCTACCTGTCGTCGAAGGCGGGCGAGATCACGGTGGGTGACAGCGCGCCCGAGGGCGTGCCCGTGAAGTTCGCGGTGGGCTTCCCGGCCGAAGCGGCCGAGATGGTCCTGGGCGAAGTGGCCGCAGAGGGCGCCATCGACGACCCGCGCGTGGCCATGGGCGTGGCCCAGATCCCCAACCCGGACCTCGACGTCATGCTCGCGGGCAAGACGCTCACCTGCCACCTCATCCTCGAGGACGTGCCCGACCTCGGCAACGTCACGGTGCGCATCGGCCTCAACGTGAACGAGCCCCCGGCCAAGCCCGGCTTCACCGCCACGCTCAAGTACAGCGACCTCGAGGACCTGCGCGAGGGCGAGATCAACGCCCAGCAGCTCTTCATGGGCGGCAAGCTGCGCATGGCCGGCGACTACTCGGTGGCGCTGCAGGTGGGCATGGGCATGATGGCCAAGGCGCAGCAGCGCTGA
- a CDS encoding serine/threonine protein kinase, with product MSEPNPTLRSVPPKPRPSEPAPSSEVEQTVSSGSDGASAGSGVLDALLNVAAQNEFQRVRRQTAIAYAIAATGVPLYSGLDVLFGSLDPHWHLPTTLAMRFSVAFVLAVGALRLRRAATTLREVDFWILSAPVTLTGGNACLMMVTGMIESPYASGLLLVATGYAFVPQHYRRAIGTGVFATLIFPALYLGWALIGGPPAMLEPLALARLGTLVSIHGTTVAVLIAAAHVLWALRQEIVEARSIGRYKVRRRIGRGGMGEVWAAWDETLKREVALKLLRTDRQDAVAVARFELEVRATTQLTHPNTVRVFDFGATEDGVSYYAMELLEGEPLSALLQREGDLRPARAVWIGTQVARALAEAHARGIVHRDIKPENIFITRAGDEPDHAKVLDFGIARLSSAAGGLTQDGIVGTPQYLAPELLLGETAGPAVDVYGLGVVLFQMLTGALPFAAEDGRALLLARLAIEPRGVRDLAPEVPEALAAVVHHALARQPADRLPDGRALADALTATGLIDGYRPNGMPPARFGGGLDSDPNAETREAIPNPALVDTHR from the coding sequence GTGTCTGAGCCCAACCCCACGCTGCGGAGCGTGCCTCCGAAGCCGCGACCGTCCGAGCCTGCTCCATCGAGTGAGGTGGAGCAGACCGTGTCGTCCGGAAGTGATGGAGCCTCCGCGGGTTCGGGTGTGCTCGATGCGTTGCTCAACGTGGCGGCGCAGAACGAGTTCCAGCGTGTGCGCCGCCAGACGGCCATCGCCTATGCCATCGCGGCGACGGGGGTGCCGCTGTACAGCGGCCTCGATGTGCTCTTCGGTTCCCTCGACCCGCACTGGCACCTGCCGACCACGCTGGCCATGCGCTTTTCCGTGGCGTTCGTGCTGGCCGTGGGGGCGCTGCGGCTGCGACGCGCCGCGACGACGCTGCGCGAGGTGGACTTCTGGATCCTCAGCGCGCCCGTGACGCTCACGGGGGGCAACGCCTGCCTGATGATGGTGACGGGCATGATCGAGAGCCCGTATGCCAGCGGGCTCTTGCTGGTGGCGACCGGCTATGCCTTCGTGCCGCAGCACTATCGGCGGGCCATCGGCACCGGGGTGTTCGCGACGCTCATCTTCCCTGCGCTCTACCTGGGCTGGGCGCTCATCGGGGGTCCGCCCGCCATGCTGGAGCCACTGGCGCTGGCCCGGCTCGGGACGCTGGTCTCCATTCATGGCACCACGGTGGCCGTGCTCATCGCCGCGGCGCACGTGCTCTGGGCGCTGCGTCAGGAGATCGTCGAGGCACGCTCGATTGGCCGCTACAAGGTCCGCCGGCGCATCGGGCGAGGTGGCATGGGCGAGGTGTGGGCCGCGTGGGACGAGACGCTGAAGCGCGAGGTGGCGCTCAAGCTGCTGCGCACGGACCGGCAAGACGCCGTGGCCGTGGCGCGCTTCGAGCTGGAGGTGCGCGCGACCACACAGCTGACGCACCCCAACACGGTGCGCGTGTTCGACTTCGGCGCCACCGAGGACGGCGTCTCGTACTACGCCATGGAGCTGCTGGAGGGCGAGCCGCTCTCGGCGCTGCTGCAGCGCGAGGGGGACCTCCGCCCAGCGCGCGCCGTGTGGATTGGCACGCAGGTGGCCAGGGCGCTGGCCGAGGCCCACGCGCGCGGCATCGTGCACCGCGACATCAAGCCCGAGAACATCTTCATCACGCGCGCGGGCGACGAGCCCGACCACGCCAAGGTGCTGGACTTCGGCATCGCGCGCTTGAGCAGCGCCGCGGGTGGGCTCACCCAGGACGGCATCGTAGGCACGCCCCAGTACCTGGCGCCCGAGCTGCTGCTGGGCGAGACGGCTGGGCCGGCCGTGGACGTGTACGGGCTGGGCGTGGTGCTGTTCCAGATGCTGACCGGGGCGCTCCCGTTCGCGGCGGAGGACGGGCGTGCGCTGCTGCTGGCGCGCCTGGCCATCGAGCCACGCGGCGTGCGGGACTTGGCGCCCGAGGTGCCCGAGGCGCTGGCTGCGGTGGTGCACCACGCGCTGGCGCGGCAGCCGGCAGACCGCCTGCCCGACGGGCGCGCGCTGGCCGATGCGCTGACGGCCACTGGGCTCATCGATGGCTACCGGCCGAACGGCATGCCGCCCGCGCGCTTTGGTGGAGGGCTGGACAGCGACCCGAACGCCGAGACGCGCGAGGCCATCCCGAACCCCGCGCTGGTGGACACCCACCGCTAG